The proteins below are encoded in one region of Enhydrobacter sp.:
- a CDS encoding metal ABC transporter ATP-binding protein, with protein MSAALRLVDLTVSYDRHPAVHHVSVDIPVGEMTALVGPNGAGKSTLLKALLGLVPGIEGRIECAARRIAYLPQQAEIDRSFPISVLDTVLLGRWARFGGFAAAGRSDIRAAEQAIEAVGLGGFERRPIDTLSVGQFQRVLFARLLLQDGDLVLLDEPFAAIDAKTVADLMEVIRRWRAERRTVVAVLHDLEQVRRDFPHSLLLARELVAAGPTSEVLSADNLRRARAMAEAWDEHAGACEVPMRLSA; from the coding sequence ATGAGCGCGGCGCTTCGCCTGGTCGATCTGACCGTGAGCTATGACCGCCATCCGGCGGTGCATCACGTTTCCGTCGACATCCCGGTCGGCGAGATGACGGCGCTGGTCGGCCCGAACGGTGCCGGCAAGAGCACGCTCCTGAAGGCCTTGCTGGGTCTCGTGCCAGGAATCGAGGGGCGCATCGAGTGCGCCGCCCGGCGCATCGCCTACCTGCCGCAGCAGGCCGAGATCGATCGCAGCTTCCCGATCTCCGTCCTCGACACGGTATTGCTGGGGCGCTGGGCGCGGTTCGGCGGCTTCGCCGCGGCGGGGCGATCGGACATCCGCGCTGCCGAGCAGGCGATCGAGGCGGTCGGCCTTGGGGGCTTCGAGCGCCGGCCGATCGACACGCTCTCGGTCGGCCAGTTCCAGCGCGTGCTGTTTGCCCGGCTGCTGCTGCAGGACGGCGATCTCGTGCTGCTCGACGAGCCGTTCGCCGCGATCGACGCCAAGACGGTCGCCGACCTGATGGAGGTCATCCGGCGCTGGCGCGCCGAGAGGCGCACCGTCGTTGCCGTGCTGCACGATCTCGAGCAGGTGCGGCGGGACTTTCCGCACAGCCTCCTGCTGGCGCGCGAGCTGGTCGCCGCGGGCCCGACATCCGAGGTGCTGTCGGCCGACAATCTCCGGCGCGCCCGCGCGATGGCCGAGGCCTGGGACGAGCATGCCGGCGCCTGCGAGGTGCCGATGCGGCTGAGCGCGTGA
- a CDS encoding alpha/beta hydrolase, giving the protein MGSSPVPGVALKTVTANNIHMRYAEIGSGPLVLFCHGWPESWYSWRHQLAGVSAAGFRCVAPDMRGYGGTEAPEAIDQYTLLQLVGDMAELTKALGETSAVIVGHDWGAPVAWHAALWRPDLFPAVCAMSVPYAPPGYVDILTALDKLGIHDFYLQYFQKPGVPEAELQADIKGALRRLYFTASGDHTEKGKGFARLTTGTLLGNTVDPPALPAWLGPEDLDYYVQEFARTGFRGGLNWYRNLRRNWELAAPWRGLPIRQPSLFIAGSRDGVLKFPAAQSQLDAYPKTLPGLRGSHILDGAGHWVQQERPEEVNRLLVEFLKGL; this is encoded by the coding sequence ATGGGCAGCTCACCGGTGCCGGGCGTGGCGCTCAAGACGGTCACGGCGAACAACATCCATATGCGCTACGCCGAGATCGGCAGCGGACCGCTCGTGCTGTTCTGCCATGGCTGGCCGGAGAGCTGGTATTCGTGGCGCCATCAGTTGGCCGGCGTGAGCGCCGCCGGCTTCCGCTGCGTGGCGCCCGACATGCGCGGCTACGGCGGCACCGAGGCGCCCGAGGCGATCGACCAGTACACGCTGCTGCAGCTCGTGGGCGACATGGCCGAGCTCACGAAGGCGCTGGGCGAGACCAGCGCCGTGATCGTGGGTCACGACTGGGGAGCACCGGTCGCCTGGCATGCCGCGCTCTGGCGGCCCGATCTCTTTCCGGCGGTGTGCGCCATGAGCGTGCCCTACGCGCCACCGGGCTATGTCGATATCCTGACCGCCCTCGACAAGCTCGGCATCCACGACTTCTACCTGCAGTATTTCCAGAAGCCCGGTGTGCCCGAGGCCGAGCTGCAGGCCGACATCAAAGGCGCGCTGCGCCGACTCTATTTCACCGCGAGCGGCGATCATACCGAGAAGGGCAAGGGTTTCGCCCGTCTCACGACCGGCACTCTGCTCGGCAACACGGTCGATCCGCCGGCGCTGCCGGCCTGGCTGGGGCCGGAGGATCTCGACTATTACGTCCAGGAATTCGCGCGCACCGGCTTTCGCGGCGGGCTGAACTGGTATCGCAACCTGCGGCGCAACTGGGAGCTTGCCGCGCCTTGGCGCGGCCTGCCCATCCGCCAGCCCTCGCTCTTCATTGCCGGCAGCCGCGACGGTGTTCTCAAGTTCCCCGCCGCACAAAGCCAGCTCGACGCCTATCCCAAGACGCTGCCCGGGCTGCGCGGCAGCCACATCCTCGATGGCGCCGGCCACTGGGTGCAACAGGAACGGCCGGAAGAGGTGAACCGGCTGCTGGTCGAGTTCCTGAAGGGACTTTGA
- a CDS encoding metal ABC transporter permease, whose translation MLYDSLIGPFADFAFMRRALVASLALSTGGAAIGVFLILRRMTLMGDALAHALLPGAALGFVLGGLSLPAMSLGGFAAGIATALASGAIARFTRMREDASFGAAYLTALALGVMIVSFRGSAIDLMNILFGAILAVDNTALCLVVGATTVTLVGLAAIYRPLVVECFNPGFLAAMGVRGAVYHYLFLALAVLNMVAAFQALGTLMALGLMLLPAVAASFWAREVWSMTAIAAPMAFLSAAIGLLVSFHAGLPSGPAIVLVASLFFLGSLLFGSRASVRARLSQPAHLRG comes from the coding sequence ATGCTTTACGACAGCCTGATCGGGCCTTTCGCCGATTTCGCCTTCATGCGGCGGGCGTTGGTCGCGAGCCTCGCGCTGTCGACAGGCGGCGCCGCGATCGGCGTGTTCCTGATCCTGCGGCGCATGACGTTGATGGGCGATGCGCTCGCCCATGCGCTGCTGCCGGGGGCCGCTCTCGGCTTCGTGCTGGGCGGGCTGTCGCTGCCGGCCATGAGCCTCGGCGGCTTCGCCGCCGGCATCGCGACCGCCCTCGCCTCCGGCGCCATCGCGCGCTTCACGCGCATGCGCGAGGATGCGAGCTTCGGCGCAGCCTATCTCACCGCGCTTGCGCTCGGCGTGATGATCGTCTCCTTCCGTGGCTCGGCGATCGACCTGATGAACATCCTGTTCGGCGCCATCCTCGCCGTCGACAACACCGCGCTCTGTCTCGTGGTCGGCGCCACGACCGTGACCCTGGTCGGACTGGCCGCGATCTACCGGCCGCTGGTCGTCGAATGCTTCAATCCCGGCTTCCTGGCGGCGATGGGCGTGCGCGGCGCGGTCTATCACTATCTCTTCCTGGCGCTTGCCGTGCTGAACATGGTGGCGGCGTTCCAGGCGCTCGGGACGCTGATGGCGCTCGGTCTGATGCTGCTGCCGGCGGTGGCGGCCTCGTTCTGGGCGCGCGAGGTCTGGTCGATGACGGCCATCGCCGCGCCCATGGCCTTCCTGTCGGCCGCGATCGGGCTCCTGGTCTCGTTCCACGCCGGCCTGCCCTCCGGGCCGGCAATCGTGCTGGTCGCGAGCCTCTTCTTCCTTGGCTCGCTGCTCTTCGGCTCACGCGCCTCGGTGCGCGCAAGGCTGTCGCAACCGGCCCATCTTCGCGGCTAG
- a CDS encoding helicase-related protein, producing MSLSSAAGRLTAVLGPTNTGKTYLAIERMLGHESGMIGFPLRLLARENYDRMVKIKGQSQVALITGEEKITPPGARYFVCTVESMPVERTVSFLAVDEIQMAADPERGHFFTDRMLHARGTNETMLLGADTIRPVLNRLLPDIDVVARPRFSKLSYVGPKKATRLPRRSAVVGFSASEVYAIAELIRRQRGGTAIVMGALSPRTRNAQVEMFQSGEVEYLVATDAIGMGLNMDVNHVWFASLRKYDGRTLRPLRAVELAQIAGRAGRHMNDGTFGTTIDVGGLEPETVEAIENHRFDPLRDVQWRNSDLDFRSVPALLSTLNALPPHTALQRVREQDDQLALQALGQRSEFLPRLHAPGRVKLLWEVCQVPDFRKTMTEEHTHLLGELFRHLTQGGERLPEDWIDGHVKRLERYDGDIDTLMARIAHVRTWTYISHRADWIQRAAHWQERARAIEDRLSDVLHQRLTQRFVDRRAALLVRRLRDEGEMTTSVAEAGEVIVEGEHLGRVEGFRFVPDATEGQADQKAVLTAALRALRENLPARLQAFTSAPDGELVFDSQLRVCWGGGPVARLLPSGDVLAPKIEALPSDLLDGPAREDVRKRAATWVETRIRLGLSELMDARATAELPAGARGIVFQLCENLGVLPRRPIEQQLAELGDEDRRALARLGVRMGVYSLYFPSMLKPVPIRLRAGLWMVAHGRDTIPPLPAEGRTSTDLPRDAERDFYAAIGYLPLGGHAIRADMVERLAAMARQAVRESREAARRAQQDKKAASPGPAAAGEPAPSTDEITEWAIVAAAFGEAEARPPAAETQPAPVPAQPAAEDETAATPTEPVAEAAPAESEAEAAAPAAAEAAPESAEADSEAGTPTKAEPAPLPPGHFRATPQMMSLVGCSEPEMADVMRALGYRVLPPAEEGGPHSFSVKPRFLREREEQRERQRQQQRQYREQRRRERPDRPNERQFFADSPGRDGPRRDNAKHQGPRPDNAKGGSRDDRRDERPRGPRPPRRDAGGPALRLYATTEKKGDNTADSPFAKLLELKLGGKK from the coding sequence ATGTCGCTCAGTAGCGCCGCCGGCCGCCTGACGGCCGTCCTCGGTCCCACCAACACCGGCAAGACCTATCTCGCGATCGAACGCATGCTCGGCCACGAATCGGGCATGATCGGCTTCCCGCTGCGCCTGCTGGCCCGCGAGAATTATGACCGCATGGTGAAGATCAAGGGCCAGTCCCAGGTCGCGCTGATCACCGGCGAGGAGAAGATCACGCCACCCGGTGCCCGCTACTTCGTCTGCACCGTCGAATCGATGCCGGTCGAGCGTACGGTTTCGTTCCTGGCGGTCGACGAAATCCAGATGGCCGCCGACCCCGAGCGTGGCCACTTCTTCACCGACCGGATGCTGCACGCCCGCGGCACGAACGAAACGATGCTGCTGGGCGCCGACACGATCCGGCCAGTGCTGAACCGGTTGCTGCCGGACATCGACGTCGTGGCGCGGCCGCGCTTTTCCAAGCTGAGTTATGTCGGGCCGAAGAAGGCGACGCGCCTGCCGCGCCGTTCCGCCGTGGTCGGCTTTTCGGCGAGCGAAGTCTACGCCATTGCCGAGCTGATCCGCCGCCAGCGCGGCGGCACCGCGATTGTCATGGGTGCGCTCAGCCCACGCACGCGCAACGCCCAGGTCGAGATGTTCCAGTCGGGCGAGGTCGAGTATCTGGTCGCCACCGACGCGATCGGCATGGGCCTCAACATGGACGTGAACCATGTCTGGTTCGCGTCCCTGCGCAAATATGACGGCCGTACGCTGCGCCCGCTGCGCGCGGTCGAGCTGGCGCAAATCGCCGGCCGCGCCGGTCGGCACATGAACGACGGCACGTTCGGCACGACGATCGATGTCGGCGGCCTGGAGCCCGAGACCGTCGAGGCGATCGAGAACCATCGCTTCGATCCGCTGCGCGACGTGCAGTGGCGCAATTCCGATCTCGATTTTCGCTCGGTGCCGGCGCTGCTGTCGACGCTCAATGCACTTCCGCCCCATACCGCCTTGCAGCGCGTTCGCGAGCAAGATGACCAGCTCGCCCTGCAGGCACTCGGGCAGCGGTCGGAGTTTCTGCCGCGCCTGCACGCGCCGGGGCGGGTGAAGCTCCTGTGGGAAGTGTGCCAGGTGCCCGACTTCCGCAAGACCATGACGGAGGAGCACACGCACCTTCTCGGCGAGCTCTTCCGGCATCTGACGCAGGGCGGCGAGCGCCTGCCCGAGGACTGGATCGACGGTCACGTCAAGCGACTGGAGCGTTATGACGGCGACATCGACACGCTGATGGCGCGTATCGCACATGTGCGGACCTGGACCTATATCTCGCACCGCGCCGACTGGATCCAGCGGGCGGCGCACTGGCAGGAACGCGCGCGCGCGATCGAGGACAGACTTTCCGACGTACTACACCAGCGTCTGACGCAAAGGTTTGTCGATAGACGTGCTGCGCTGCTTGTACGAAGATTGCGTGATGAGGGTGAAATGACGACGTCGGTCGCCGAAGCAGGCGAGGTCATTGTCGAGGGCGAGCATCTCGGACGCGTCGAGGGCTTCCGCTTCGTGCCCGACGCGACCGAAGGCCAAGCCGATCAGAAGGCCGTCCTGACCGCGGCGCTGCGGGCGCTGCGCGAGAACCTGCCGGCGCGCCTGCAGGCTTTCACCTCGGCGCCCGATGGCGAGCTGGTCTTCGATTCGCAGTTGCGCGTCTGCTGGGGCGGCGGACCGGTCGCGCGTCTGCTGCCGAGCGGCGACGTGCTCGCGCCCAAGATCGAAGCCCTGCCCTCCGATCTCCTCGACGGCCCGGCGCGCGAGGACGTGCGCAAGCGCGCCGCCACGTGGGTCGAGACCCGCATCCGACTCGGGCTCAGCGAGTTGATGGATGCCCGGGCGACCGCCGAGCTGCCGGCAGGTGCGCGCGGCATTGTCTTCCAGCTCTGCGAGAATCTCGGCGTGCTGCCGCGCCGGCCGATCGAGCAGCAGCTTGCCGAGCTCGGCGACGAGGATCGCCGCGCGCTGGCGCGCCTCGGCGTGCGCATGGGCGTCTACTCGCTCTATTTCCCCAGCATGCTGAAGCCGGTGCCGATCAGGCTGCGCGCCGGACTTTGGATGGTGGCGCACGGGCGCGACACGATCCCGCCGCTGCCGGCCGAGGGACGAACCTCGACCGATCTGCCGCGTGATGCCGAGCGCGACTTCTACGCCGCCATCGGCTACCTGCCGCTCGGCGGCCACGCCATCCGTGCCGACATGGTCGAGCGACTGGCGGCGATGGCGCGCCAGGCGGTGCGCGAAAGCCGGGAGGCGGCACGCCGCGCGCAGCAGGACAAGAAGGCTGCAAGTCCGGGTCCGGCGGCGGCCGGCGAGCCCGCGCCGTCGACCGACGAGATCACCGAATGGGCAATCGTCGCCGCCGCCTTCGGCGAGGCCGAAGCGCGGCCGCCGGCGGCCGAGACTCAGCCGGCACCGGTGCCTGCGCAGCCTGCCGCCGAGGACGAGACGGCGGCAACGCCGACCGAACCGGTAGCGGAAGCCGCTCCGGCAGAGTCCGAGGCGGAGGCCGCGGCGCCGGCCGCGGCCGAAGCGGCCCCGGAAAGCGCCGAAGCCGACAGCGAAGCCGGGACACCGACGAAGGCGGAGCCCGCGCCACTGCCGCCCGGCCACTTCCGGGCGACGCCACAGATGATGTCGCTGGTCGGCTGCTCGGAACCGGAAATGGCCGACGTGATGCGCGCGCTGGGCTATCGCGTCCTGCCACCCGCGGAGGAAGGCGGGCCGCACAGCTTCTCGGTGAAACCGCGCTTCCTGCGCGAGCGCGAAGAGCAGCGCGAACGTCAGCGCCAGCAGCAGCGGCAATACCGCGAGCAGCGCCGTCGCGAACGGCCGGACCGTCCGAACGAGCGGCAGTTCTTCGCCGACAGCCCCGGCCGCGACGGGCCTCGGCGCGACAATGCCAAGCATCAGGGCCCGCGGCCCGATAACGCCAAAGGCGGATCGCGGGACGACCGCCGCGACGAGCGCCCGCGCGGACCGCGTCCACCGCGCCGCGACGCCGGCGGACCGGCCCTGCGGCTTTACGCCACCACCGAGAAGAAGGGCGACAACACCGCCGATTCTCCCTTCGCCAAGTTGCTCGAGCTGAAGCTCGGCGGGAAGAAGTAG
- the fdxA gene encoding ferredoxin FdxA: MTYVVTEACIKCKYMDCVEVCPVDCFYEGENMLVINPDECIDCGVCEPECPPAAIVPDTEKGMEQWLELNRTYSTQWPNITRKGEAPADADAFKDEKGKFDKYFSDKPGAR; this comes from the coding sequence ATGACCTATGTGGTTACCGAAGCTTGCATCAAGTGCAAGTACATGGATTGCGTCGAGGTCTGCCCGGTGGACTGCTTCTACGAGGGCGAGAACATGCTGGTCATCAATCCGGACGAATGCATCGACTGCGGCGTGTGTGAGCCGGAGTGTCCGCCGGCGGCAATCGTCCCGGATACCGAGAAGGGGATGGAGCAGTGGCTGGAGCTTAACAGGACCTACTCCACCCAGTGGCCCAACATAACCCGCAAGGGCGAGGCCCCGGCGGACGCCGATGCCTTCAAGGACGAAAAAGGCAAATTCGACAAGTATTTCAGCGACAAGCCGGGCGCGCGCTGA
- a CDS encoding CarD family transcriptional regulator: protein MAKPRKPTAKAKEFAFEKGDFVVYPTHGVGRVIDIEAKEIAGHKLDLFVISFEQERMMLRVPVAKAKISGLRKLSSRKIMENALVTLKGRSRVSRAMWNRRAQEYEAKINSGDPVSIAEVVRDLHRNAGQPDQSYSERQIYEAALDRLARELAAVERIDKDLATQKLNSVLQKVA from the coding sequence ATGGCCAAGCCGAGGAAGCCGACGGCGAAGGCGAAGGAATTTGCCTTCGAGAAGGGTGATTTTGTCGTCTATCCGACCCATGGCGTGGGTCGCGTGATCGATATCGAGGCGAAAGAGATCGCCGGACACAAGCTCGACCTGTTCGTCATCTCGTTCGAGCAGGAGCGCATGATGCTGCGTGTGCCGGTAGCGAAGGCCAAGATCTCCGGCCTGCGCAAGCTGAGCTCCCGCAAGATCATGGAAAATGCATTGGTGACGCTCAAGGGTCGCAGCCGCGTGAGCCGCGCGATGTGGAACCGCCGCGCCCAGGAGTACGAGGCCAAGATCAACTCGGGCGATCCGGTGTCGATTGCCGAGGTGGTGCGCGACCTGCACCGCAATGCCGGTCAGCCCGACCAGTCGTACAGCGAGCGCCAGATCTACGAGGCCGCGCTCGACCGTCTGGCCCGCGAGCTGGCGGCTGTCGAGCGCATCGACAAGGATCTGGCGACGCAAAAGCTCAACAGCGTGCTGCAAAAGGTCGCGTAG
- a CDS encoding thioredoxin family protein, whose translation MSGRRALLVGGASLAGAALLTGEGGSAPARETSSGPWAIELFTSQGCSSCPPADRLLGELARRSDIVALSYHVDYWDYIGWKDRFATPATTARQRTYANVLKQRYVYTPEMVVDGIAHDPGTALGPIEALLAKAARRTPRRATPTLLHPTGAPLTIKLAPFKLEDGPADIVFAAYDRRRSTPVHAGENDGRTLENFNVVRHFEVLSQWDGTAAQWTVPADRFKSDQGLAVLVQHAGQGPILGCNKLEPMATG comes from the coding sequence TTGTCCGGCCGACGCGCGCTCCTTGTCGGCGGCGCATCGCTTGCAGGCGCGGCCTTGCTGACCGGTGAAGGCGGTTCGGCCCCGGCGCGCGAGACCTCTTCCGGTCCGTGGGCCATCGAGCTCTTCACCTCGCAGGGATGCAGCTCTTGTCCCCCCGCCGACCGCCTGCTAGGCGAGCTGGCGCGGCGGTCCGATATCGTGGCGCTCTCCTATCACGTCGACTACTGGGATTACATCGGCTGGAAGGACCGCTTCGCGACACCGGCGACGACGGCGCGCCAGCGCACCTACGCCAACGTCCTGAAGCAACGCTACGTCTATACGCCGGAGATGGTCGTCGACGGCATCGCCCACGATCCCGGCACGGCACTGGGCCCGATCGAGGCGCTTCTGGCCAAGGCGGCCCGCCGCACGCCGCGGCGCGCCACGCCGACATTGTTGCATCCGACCGGCGCGCCACTCACCATCAAGCTTGCGCCGTTCAAGCTCGAGGATGGCCCGGCCGACATCGTCTTCGCAGCCTACGACCGGCGGCGCAGCACGCCGGTACATGCCGGTGAGAACGACGGCCGCACACTCGAGAACTTCAACGTGGTGCGTCACTTCGAGGTCCTGAGCCAGTGGGACGGCACGGCGGCGCAATGGACCGTTCCCGCCGATCGCTTCAAGTCGGACCAGGGGCTGGCGGTGCTGGTCCAGCACGCCGGTCAGGGCCCGATTCTTGGCTGCAACAAGCTCGAGCCGATGGCCACCGGCTGA
- a CDS encoding RNA-binding S4 domain-containing protein has product MRLDKWLWQARFFKTRSLATRYVETSRCRVDGRVTDKPHAAVVPGMVLTFALGSRVHVVRIRALGERRGPAPEARALYDEIEPD; this is encoded by the coding sequence ATGCGCCTCGACAAGTGGCTGTGGCAGGCCCGCTTCTTCAAGACCCGATCCTTGGCCACGCGCTATGTCGAAACTTCCCGATGCCGGGTCGACGGACGGGTGACCGACAAGCCGCACGCCGCCGTCGTCCCGGGCATGGTCCTCACCTTCGCCTTGGGATCGCGCGTCCATGTCGTCCGCATCCGCGCCCTCGGCGAGCGCCGTGGACCAGCGCCGGAGGCACGAGCGTTGTATGACGAAATCGAGCCGGACTGA
- the msrB gene encoding peptide-methionine (R)-S-oxide reductase MsrB, with protein MDDKAPIDKGDAEWRQELDPLQHHVLREHGTERPFTSPLNNEKRKGVFRCAGCGQPLFDSSTKYESGSGWPSFWAPIPDAIGTSVDKSHFMTRIEAHCAKCGGHLGHVFPDGPQPTGQRYCMNGAALKFEEKK; from the coding sequence ATGGACGACAAGGCCCCCATCGATAAAGGCGATGCCGAATGGCGCCAGGAGCTCGATCCGCTGCAGCATCACGTGCTGCGCGAGCATGGCACCGAGCGGCCCTTTACCAGCCCGCTGAACAACGAGAAGCGCAAAGGCGTTTTCCGTTGCGCGGGCTGCGGCCAGCCTTTGTTCGATTCCTCGACCAAATACGAAAGCGGCTCGGGCTGGCCGTCGTTCTGGGCGCCGATTCCCGACGCCATCGGCACCTCGGTCGACAAGAGTCACTTCATGACCCGTATCGAAGCTCATTGCGCCAAGTGCGGCGGCCATCTCGGCCATGTCTTTCCCGACGGCCCGCAACCGACAGGCCAGCGCTACTGCATGAACGGCGCCGCGCTGAAGTTCGAGGAGAAGAAATAG